Below is a genomic region from Flammeovirgaceae bacterium SG7u.111.
TTTTTTAAGAACAAAAGGAAGGCTAATTTAAAAGAGCGCTAGCCCATAAGTAAAGAGTAGGAAAACAAGTGTTTTACACAGTTTGAGAAAAACATTAAAGCGTACATTCAATTTTGGCCTTTTTACTAGTTAAATTTGCAGCTTTAAAATTACTAGACAACTCAACAATAGTACTATACCTCTTAATTAGGTAAATGAACCTTACAGGACAAGGAGTGTTATTAATAATGAAACACATTTTTGCCTGTGGCAGAACCTACCTTCTCTAGATCGGACTAGCATTTTGTGCTCAATGCCTTTTTGTACAATTTTGATTATTGTGGTATGTTTGTTTAATAGTTTGAAACTAACAGGCTTATGAAGTTTAATATAAAAGAAGAGAACGGATTTAAATTTTTGGATGAAGGTGAGGGAGAAGTACTCATCCTATTACATGGTCTTTTTGGTGCACTCAGCAACTGGGAAACCGTAATCAGCCATTTTTCACAGAAATATAGGGTTGTCATCCCAATGATGCCTATCTATGACATGCCCCTGAAAGAAGCCGGGCTCGAAGGCTTGGTTGAGTTTATCTCAAAATTCTTCGACTACAAAGGGTTCAACGATGTGACATTGATTGGAAATTCTTTAGGAGGTCACGTGGCGTTAATTTACACGCTAAGACATCAGGAAAAAGTGAACCGCCTGCTTTTGACAGGCAGCTCAGGGTTGTTTGAAAACACCATGGGTGGCTCTTATCCAAAAAGAGGTAGTTATGAGTTTGTAAAAACGAAAGTTGCTTATACCTTTTATGATCCTGAAGTTGCAACCAAAGAGCTGGTCGACGAAGTGTTTGAAGTGACCAAAAGCATTCCAAAATGTATGAGGATTGTAGCCATGGCACGCTCGGCCCAGCGTCATAATATGGCCGAGGATATCAAGAATATACATGTTCCAACGTTGTTGATATGGGGATTGAATGACACGATCACCCCACCAATGGTAGCACATGAATTCGACAGGCTTATACCGAACACTGAACTCCATTTTATTGACAAATGTGGCCATGTGCCCATGATGGAACATTCTGAAGTGTTCAACAAATTATTTGAAGAATTCCTTGAGAAAACAAAAGTGCTGATATGAACGAATAGTGTCTGATGTCTCCAGATAGTTGTCTGGAGAGTATACTGCTGCTTAAACTAAAAAAGATATGATAGCAAGCAACTTGATAGATGCATCCATTCCAGTTTTAAAAACTACCGATACTGTTGCCGCATCACTCGACATGATGGCTGAGTTCAAACATAGCCACCTACCTGTAGTGCTGAACGGTAAATATGTAGGAGTGCTTTCGGAGAGATCGCTAGAGTTGCTAGACGAATCGTCTGAAATTGCCGGCTATGCCGCACAAAACCCTGGCATAATGGTAGGGGAAAGCTATCACTTCTTTGAAGTCTTAAAAGCAGCAATTGATTCAAATCAAGACATTGCATCGGTTGTAGATGATGAGGATGAGTTCATTGGAGCTATCAACCTCAAAAATTCAGCCTTAGAATTTGCTCGCAAGTTTTCCGTACACCCTACAGGTGGCGCTTTAATAGTACTTTCGGTACGCGGAATTGATTATTCCCTCACGGAAATAAGCCGCTTGGTAGAGTCAAACGAGGCAAAAATCATTAGCTGCTTTGTAGAGTTAGATGAAGTTGACCAAACTAATTTGTTCGTAACGCTTCAGTTCAATACGTTCGATCTTACCCGCATCATTGCTACTTTTGAGCGGTTTGAATACAATGTAGTAGCAAAATATGCCGATGAACAGACCAAAGATTACGAATCTCATCGGATAGATTTATTGTTAAAATATTTAGAAATCTAAAAAATAGGGAGAATTTCTTCTCCCTATTTTTTTGCCATTTTTTTGATGACAGCCATTATAGGATATCTTTAGGCAAAAATTCTTAGTTTTACTCCTTCATATTGTACACTACTGTACAGAAAAACTTAGCCAACATTCTATCTTGTACAAAATCGCAGTCCATAGCAAAACATTTGAGCAGCCGAAGTCGGAAGTGATAAAAATGGTATTGGATGAATTGAGTAAGCGAGATGTATCTCTGCTTATATCCGAATACCTTCATCATTTCATTACACAAGTAGGTTGGGAAATAGGCGATTATAAAGTCTTCTCTCGTACAAATGACCTTGCTGGAGCAGATTATTTTATAAGCATAGGTGGTGATGGAACATTCCTAGAGTCG
It encodes:
- a CDS encoding CBS domain-containing protein, whose protein sequence is MIASNLIDASIPVLKTTDTVAASLDMMAEFKHSHLPVVLNGKYVGVLSERSLELLDESSEIAGYAAQNPGIMVGESYHFFEVLKAAIDSNQDIASVVDDEDEFIGAINLKNSALEFARKFSVHPTGGALIVLSVRGIDYSLTEISRLVESNEAKIISCFVELDEVDQTNLFVTLQFNTFDLTRIIATFERFEYNVVAKYADEQTKDYESHRIDLLLKYLEI
- a CDS encoding alpha/beta hydrolase, translating into MKFNIKEENGFKFLDEGEGEVLILLHGLFGALSNWETVISHFSQKYRVVIPMMPIYDMPLKEAGLEGLVEFISKFFDYKGFNDVTLIGNSLGGHVALIYTLRHQEKVNRLLLTGSSGLFENTMGGSYPKRGSYEFVKTKVAYTFYDPEVATKELVDEVFEVTKSIPKCMRIVAMARSAQRHNMAEDIKNIHVPTLLIWGLNDTITPPMVAHEFDRLIPNTELHFIDKCGHVPMMEHSEVFNKLFEEFLEKTKVLI